The Gordonia mangrovi genome includes the window CGAGTCGCAGTCGGGGACCGAGAATTCGTCTGTCGCGACCGACGGGGCCGATGAGGACAAGGACTCCGGACGCCCTTCGGGCAAAAAGGGCAAGAAGGGCAAGAACAAGGGCGACCGGGCCGAGGGCGGCAAGGCCGACAAGTCGGGCACGCAGGGCAAGAACGGCGATGCCGCCAGCGCCGGCATGACGGAGCGGGCCGACGAGGACGGCGGCACGGACCGCCCGGACAAGGACCGCCCCGACAAGGATCGCCCGGACAAGGACCGCTCGGACAAGGACCGCTCGGACAAGGCCAAGCAGTCCGAGTCCGACGAGGGCGCTGCATCCGATGCCGACTCCTCGGACTCCGATTCATCGCGCGGCGAGGACGGCGAGCAGGGGTCGTCGAAGCGTCGCCGTCGCCGCCGTCGCCGCAAGGGGGGTGCCGACGCCGAGGACAGCTCGCCCGACGATCCGCCGAACACCGTGGTGCACGAGCGTGAACCGCGCAGCAAGAAGGCACGCGACGAGGTCCAGGGCATTTCCGGCTCCACCCGTCTCGAGGCCAAGCGTCAGCGCCGCCGAGACGGGCGCGATGCCGGGCGTCGCCGACCGCCCATCCTCAGCGAATCGGAGTTCCTGGCCCGGCGGGAAGCGGTCGATCGAGTCATGGTCGTCCGCGAGCGCAGCGCCAACAGCGCGATCAACGGCAATGGTTCGGGCGGCAACGACCAGCTGGTGCCGATCGAGGACTACACCCAGGTGGCCGTGCTCGAGGACGGCGTGCTCGTCGAGCATTTCGTCACCACCGAGACCTCGTCGTCGATGGTCGGCAACATCTACCTGGGTCGCGTGCAGAACGTGTTACCCGGCATGGAGGCGGCGTTCGTCGACATCGGACGTGGTCGCAACGGCGTGCTCTACGCCGGCGAGGTCAACTGGGATGCGGCCGGACTGGACGGCGGATCCCGGAAGATCGAGCAGGCACTCAAGCCCGGCGACAACGTGTTGGTCCAGGTCAGCAAGGACCCGGTCGGGCACAAGGGTGCGCGGCTCACCACCCAGATCTCCCTGGCCGGTCGCTTCCTCGTCTACGTGCCCGGAGGTTCGTCGACGGGGATCAGCCGCAAACTGCCCGACGTCGAACGCAAGCGACTGAAGAGCATCCTCGGCAAGCTGGTCCCCGACGATGCGGGCGTGATCATCCGCACCGCGTCCGAAGGTGTCAGCGCCGACGAGCTCGCCGCCGACATCGCGCGCCTGGAAACGCAGTGGAAGGACATCGACGCCGCGGTCGGCAAGGCGAAGAAGGGCTCGGGCGCCAGCGCCCCGCAGGCCCTCTACGAAGAGCCCGATCTGCTGGTCCGAGTGGTCCGCGACCTGTTCAACGAGGACTTCAAGAAGTTGGTCATCGAGGGCGGCAAGGCCTGGAACCTCGTCGAGCGCTATATCAATGCGGTGGCCCCTGACCTGATGGAACGGGTGGAGCGGTTCGAGAAGCCACACGCCGACGCGCCGGATTCGTTCGTGGTGCACCGCATCGACGAGCAACTCGCCAAGGCCCTCGACCGCAAGGTGTGGTTGCCGTCGGGTGGCACGTTGATCATCGAGCACACCGAGGCGATGACTGTCGTCGATGTCAACACCGGCAAGTTCACCGGTTCCGGCGGCAATCTGGAGGAGACGGTCACCCGCAACAACCTCGAGGCGGCCGAGGAGATCGTGCGGCAGATGCGCCTGCGCGACATCGGCGGCATGATCATCGTCGACTTCATCGACATGGTGCTCGAATCCAACCGCGATCTGGTGTTGCGGCGGCTCACCGAGGCCCTCGCCCGAGACCGCACGCGTCATCAGGTGTCCGAAGTGACCTCGCTCGGCCTGGTGCAGATGACCCGCAAACGCCTGGGCACCGGTCTGCTGGAAGCGTTCTCGACCCCGTGCAGCCATTGCGGCGGCCGGGGGATCGTGGTGCACGCCAACCCCGTCGAGGCCCGTCCCGACGAGTCGAGTGGGAATGACGGTGGCGGTTCGAAGCGCTCCCGGCGCAATCGGCGCAAGTCCGAACCGGCACCGGAACAGCAGAAGCCGGCGCACAATCCGGCCGAGCACCCGATGTTCCGGGCCATGGCCGCCCACGCGCACGATCACGATCACGACGCCGAGGGTGCGGACGGTGCGAAGGACGCCGGCGAGGGTGCCGAGCGCACCCAGGCCACCGGCGGTGCGCGGTCCGGTACGGACGACACACAGCCCGACACGAGCGCTGCCGATCAGCCGGTGACCGGTGGCGACGGCGACCGCGCCGCCCGAAGCGACGCGGACGAGGCGCAACCCGCCAGGTCGACTCCGGCCGAGACGCCCGCGCCCGAAGCGGGCGGCATCGAGGCGCCGGAGACATCCGGCCCGACGTCCGAACCGCGGGCGCGGCGCCGTCGGCGGGTGGTCCGACAGGCGGCGGCGCCGGCGGCGTCCGAACCGATCGTGATCTCGGCCGACGAGAACGTCGACTCGACGCCGGTGACGACCTTCGGACCCGCCGGCTCGAGTGCCACCGCGGAGACGGCGGTCGCGGTACGGCGCCGTCCACGTCGCCGCACCGCCGGACGACCCGCGGGGCCGCCGCCGACCGAGCAGTGACCATCCGAGGCGACCGGCAGATCGGGGCCCGTGGTCGAGTTTGACCCGGCACACGGCGTTCCCGTAATCTTGATTGGTCGCCTTCGGCGGAGGGTCCGCGCTGTGCCCGGAACGTTCAGGTTCGCCTGAGACGCACCGATCAGCCGCGCGGAACCGCCGACAGGCCCTCTGGAGTGATCCACAGTGACCCCGGTTCCGTCCGTGGGTTCACCCGCGGATCGCACCAGGATGACGCACCACCCACCCACCCGGTGCGCGAACCAGCGCCCAGGGTCCGACAGACGAGTTAAAGAGGACAGCTTCGATGGCAACGTACGCGATCGTCAAGACCGGCGGTAAGCAGTACAAGGTCGCAGAGGGCGACATTGTCAAGGTCGAGAAGATCGACAGCGCGCCGGGTAGCAGCGTGAGCCTGCCGGTGGCGCTGGTCGTCGACGGCTCGACCCTCACCACCGATGCGGACAAGCTGGCGAAGATCTCGGTGACCGGTGAGGTCGTCGAGCACGTCAAGGGTCCCAAGATCCGCATCCACAAGTTCAAGAACAAGACCGGCTACCACAAGCGCCAGGGTCACCGTCAGAACCTGACGGTCCTCAAGGTCACCGGTATCAAGTAACTCGATTCCCGCACCTACCTCAGGAGGACTGCAGAGATGGCACACAAGAAGGGCGCGTCCAGCTCGCGCAACGGTCGTGATTCCAACGCCAAGCGCCTCGGCGTGAAGCGTTTCGGTGGTCAGCAGGTCAGCGCCGGCGAGATCCTGGTCCGCCAGCGCGGCACCAAGTTCCACCCCGGCGTCAACGTCGGTCGCGGTGGCGACGACACCCTGTTCGCCCTCGAGTCGGGCGCCGTGGAGTTCGGCACCAAGCGCGGCCGCAAGACCGTGAACATCGTGCCGGAGACCGCTTCGGTCTGACCGGTCGTAGCACAGCTCTACAGCAGGGCGGGCAGGGTCATCGTGTACCCGGCCCGTCCTGTTTCGTTTGCCAGAGCCCATCCCATCTGAGAGAGGATGTATCCGATGTCCCGGTTCGTCGACCGCGTGACGATCCACGTCGCAGCGGGTAACGGCGGTCACGGCTGTTCGTCGGTGCACCGCGAGAAGTTCAAACCGCTCGGCGGCCCCGACGGCGGCAACGGTGGCAATGGCGGCTCGGTGCGCCTGGTGGTGGATCCTCAGGTGCACACGTTGCTCGACTTCCACTTCCGGCCGCATGCCAAGGGCTCCAACGGAAAGCCGGGCATGGGCGACAACCGAGACGGCGCCACCGGCGACGATCTGGTCCTGAAGGTGCCCGACGGTACCGTGGTGCTGGACTCGAACGGCACCATCCTGGCCGACCTGATCGGTGAGGGCACCACGTTCGAGGCCGCCCAGGGCGGCCGCGGCGGACTCGGCAACGCGGCGTTGGCCTCCAAGGCGCGTAAGGCCCCGGGGTTCGCGTTGCTCGGGGAGGAAGGTCAGCATCGTGACCTCGTCCTCGAACTGAAATCCGTCGCCGACGTCGGCCTGGTGGGCTTTCCCTCTGCCGGCAAATCGTCACTGGTGTCGGTGTTGTCGGCAGCCAAGCCGAAGATCGCCGACTACCCGTTCACCACCCTGGCACCGAACCTCGGCGTCGTGCAGGTGGCCGGTGACGTGTTCACCGTCGCCGACGTCCCGGGCCTGATCCCCGGTGCCTCCACCGGCCGTGGCCTGGGCCTGGAGTTTCTCCGTCACCTCGAGCGGTGTGCGGTGCTGGCCCATGTGGTGGACTGCGCCACCCTCGAGCCCGGTCGCGACCCCGTCTCCGACATCGATGCGCTGGAGGCCGAACTCGCGGCCTACCGTCCCGCGCTCGACGCCGACCACGGACTGGGGGACCTGGCCACCCGGCCGCGGGTGATCATCCTCAACAAGATCGACATCCCCGACGCCGCCGATCTGGCCGATCTCGTCGAACCCGAACTGGCCAAGCGCGGCTGGCCGATCTTCCGCATCTCGGCGGTCAGCCACGACGGTCTCCGAGAACTGACCTTCGCGCTGGCACGGCTGGTCGCGGAGTACCGGGCGAGCCAGCCCACCCCGAAGCCGCGCCGACAGATCATCCGCCCCAAGGCGGTCGACGAGGCCGAGTTCAGTGTCGTCGCCGACCCCGACGTCGACGGCGGCTTCATCGTGCGTGGCACGCGCCCCGAGCGGTGGATCGCCCAGACCCAGTTCGACAACGACGAAGCGGTGGGCTACCTGGCCGACCGCCTCAACCGACTCGGCGTCGAAGACGAGCTGGTGCGCCTCGGCGCACAGCCCGGTGCACCGGTGACCATCGGCGACATGACATTCGACTGGGAGCCGACCACCCCGATGGGCGACGAGGTCCCCATCACCGGGCGTGGCACCGACATCCGGCTCGACCGCAACGAACGGGTCGGGGCCGCGGAACGCAAGCAGGCGCGACGGCTTCGTCGTGGCCTGCCCGACGGTGACGAGGATGTCGAACGGGACACCCCGTGAGCGACGTCCGCGAACACATCGCCCGTGCGCGCAGCATTGTGGTGAAGATCGGGTCGTCGGCGCTCACCGACCTGCATGACGGGCTCGATCGCACTCGCCTCGACCGTCTCGCCGACGCCCTGGAGGCGCGCATG containing:
- a CDS encoding translation initiation factor IF-2 N-terminal domain-containing protein is translated as MTDNGSPADANAASAPAEEFPSRLRVHALARALGLTSREVLAHLAELGIETRSPQSSIDRETAEAVAAKVRGDAAGDQSADTPAEAAPGVVEAAPPTEPAAEQPAGTTDDQATTQSTSEPEPEPAEPAQDESAPPSESVTAESEESPTLFSAVEQTQHQPVRPTTEDVMAQPLFLSPQAAEPTRRPGRAADDDRTRSDDSESADDSSDDGDSSGDGERGSRRRRRGRRGRGRGRGDQSDNGGDESQSGTENSSVATDGADEDKDSGRPSGKKGKKGKNKGDRAEGGKADKSGTQGKNGDAASAGMTERADEDGGTDRPDKDRPDKDRPDKDRSDKDRSDKAKQSESDEGAASDADSSDSDSSRGEDGEQGSSKRRRRRRRRKGGADAEDSSPDDPPNTVVHEREPRSKKARDEVQGISGSTRLEAKRQRRRDGRDAGRRRPPILSESEFLARREAVDRVMVVRERSANSAINGNGSGGNDQLVPIEDYTQVAVLEDGVLVEHFVTTETSSSMVGNIYLGRVQNVLPGMEAAFVDIGRGRNGVLYAGEVNWDAAGLDGGSRKIEQALKPGDNVLVQVSKDPVGHKGARLTTQISLAGRFLVYVPGGSSTGISRKLPDVERKRLKSILGKLVPDDAGVIIRTASEGVSADELAADIARLETQWKDIDAAVGKAKKGSGASAPQALYEEPDLLVRVVRDLFNEDFKKLVIEGGKAWNLVERYINAVAPDLMERVERFEKPHADAPDSFVVHRIDEQLAKALDRKVWLPSGGTLIIEHTEAMTVVDVNTGKFTGSGGNLEETVTRNNLEAAEEIVRQMRLRDIGGMIIVDFIDMVLESNRDLVLRRLTEALARDRTRHQVSEVTSLGLVQMTRKRLGTGLLEAFSTPCSHCGGRGIVVHANPVEARPDESSGNDGGGSKRSRRNRRKSEPAPEQQKPAHNPAEHPMFRAMAAHAHDHDHDAEGADGAKDAGEGAERTQATGGARSGTDDTQPDTSAADQPVTGGDGDRAARSDADEAQPARSTPAETPAPEAGGIEAPETSGPTSEPRARRRRRVVRQAAAPAASEPIVISADENVDSTPVTTFGPAGSSATAETAVAVRRRPRRRTAGRPAGPPPTEQ
- the rplU gene encoding 50S ribosomal protein L21, giving the protein MATYAIVKTGGKQYKVAEGDIVKVEKIDSAPGSSVSLPVALVVDGSTLTTDADKLAKISVTGEVVEHVKGPKIRIHKFKNKTGYHKRQGHRQNLTVLKVTGIK
- the rpmA gene encoding 50S ribosomal protein L27, whose amino-acid sequence is MAHKKGASSSRNGRDSNAKRLGVKRFGGQQVSAGEILVRQRGTKFHPGVNVGRGGDDTLFALESGAVEFGTKRGRKTVNIVPETASV
- the obgE gene encoding GTPase ObgE → MSRFVDRVTIHVAAGNGGHGCSSVHREKFKPLGGPDGGNGGNGGSVRLVVDPQVHTLLDFHFRPHAKGSNGKPGMGDNRDGATGDDLVLKVPDGTVVLDSNGTILADLIGEGTTFEAAQGGRGGLGNAALASKARKAPGFALLGEEGQHRDLVLELKSVADVGLVGFPSAGKSSLVSVLSAAKPKIADYPFTTLAPNLGVVQVAGDVFTVADVPGLIPGASTGRGLGLEFLRHLERCAVLAHVVDCATLEPGRDPVSDIDALEAELAAYRPALDADHGLGDLATRPRVIILNKIDIPDAADLADLVEPELAKRGWPIFRISAVSHDGLRELTFALARLVAEYRASQPTPKPRRQIIRPKAVDEAEFSVVADPDVDGGFIVRGTRPERWIAQTQFDNDEAVGYLADRLNRLGVEDELVRLGAQPGAPVTIGDMTFDWEPTTPMGDEVPITGRGTDIRLDRNERVGAAERKQARRLRRGLPDGDEDVERDTP